One Gemmatimonadota bacterium DNA window includes the following coding sequences:
- a CDS encoding YbaB/EbfC family nucleoid-associated protein gives MDFLKMAQQVGEMQSRMQQLQDELERVSVTGSSGGGMVRVEADGKGNVRKVMIDPSVVNPADVELLEDLVAAAVSDAQRKAAEAAKGEMGKLTGGLNLPAGFKLPF, from the coding sequence ATGGACTTTCTGAAAATGGCGCAGCAGGTGGGCGAGATGCAGTCGCGCATGCAGCAGCTGCAGGACGAGCTGGAACGCGTGAGCGTGACGGGTTCGTCCGGCGGCGGCATGGTGCGCGTGGAGGCGGACGGCAAAGGCAATGTGCGCAAAGTGATGATTGACCCGAGCGTCGTGAACCCAGCAGACGTCGAGCTCCTCGAAGATCTCGTGGCGGCGGCGGTCTCCGACGCGCAGCGCAAAGCGGCCGAGGCGGCCAAAGGCGAAATGGGCAAACTCACGGGGGGGCTCAACCTCCCCGCCGGCTTTAAGCTTCCGTTCTAA
- a CDS encoding roadblock/LC7 domain-containing protein, with protein sequence MSVGAGSWSFTEDDFGAITHTLQKFLFNSNARCALLVDRTGQLVATVGEQPSFDPTAFATLTAADFSANDQLAKLIGENDFNSLFHQGEKESMYLADIARRVILVALFDNRTTLGLVRLKMKDTVHELTRQFEEVFARHASGQPQAPGLLAGAEDEIDKLFG encoded by the coding sequence ATGAGTGTTGGCGCTGGGAGCTGGTCCTTTACCGAAGACGACTTCGGGGCGATCACCCACACGCTCCAGAAGTTTCTCTTCAACAGCAACGCGCGCTGCGCGCTGTTGGTCGACCGCACCGGCCAGCTTGTGGCCACGGTGGGGGAGCAGCCTTCGTTCGATCCCACCGCGTTCGCGACGCTCACCGCGGCCGACTTCAGTGCCAACGACCAGCTGGCGAAACTCATCGGAGAAAATGACTTCAACTCGCTCTTTCACCAGGGCGAAAAAGAGTCGATGTACCTCGCGGATATTGCGCGCCGAGTGATTCTCGTCGCGTTGTTCGATAACCGCACGACACTGGGTCTCGTGCGCCTCAAGATGAAGGACACCGTGCACGAGCTGACGCGGCAATTCGAAGAAGTGTTCGCGCGCCATGCGTCCGGGCAGCCGCAGGCGCCGGGGTTGCTCGCGGGCGCCGAAGACGAAATCGACAAGCTGTTCGGATAA
- the recR gene encoding recombination mediator RecR, giving the protein MSAIDDLVTELARLPTIGRKSALRLTFHLLKQPPEQSKRLAQVLATLVERVRACEVCFNLTEEPRCAICRDSRRDAAMICVVEEASDIAAIERTSEFRGVYHVLGGRLSPLDGIGPEQLTVEALVGRVRAGGVREVILATNPKLEGDATALYVQEQLAAFPVSVTRLARGMPVGGDLEYADGVTIAQAFSARRAMT; this is encoded by the coding sequence ATGTCGGCTATCGACGATCTCGTGACCGAACTGGCTCGCCTCCCCACGATTGGGAGGAAGTCAGCCCTGCGGCTCACCTTTCACCTGCTCAAGCAGCCGCCGGAACAGAGCAAGCGGCTGGCGCAGGTCCTCGCGACGCTCGTGGAGCGAGTGCGCGCCTGCGAGGTGTGCTTTAATCTCACCGAGGAACCGCGCTGCGCGATTTGTCGGGATAGCCGTCGGGATGCCGCAATGATTTGCGTGGTCGAAGAGGCCAGCGACATTGCCGCGATCGAGCGAACCAGCGAGTTCCGCGGGGTGTATCACGTGTTGGGCGGCCGCCTGTCCCCGCTGGACGGGATCGGGCCGGAACAGCTGACGGTGGAGGCGCTGGTCGGGCGCGTGCGGGCTGGGGGGGTGCGGGAAGTTATCCTCGCCACCAACCCAAAGCTCGAAGGAGACGCGACCGCGTTGTATGTTCAAGAGCAGCTTGCCGCGTTCCCAGTATCGGTAACCCGGCTGGCGCGTGGCATGCCCGTCGGCGGCGACCTCGAATACGCAGACGGGGTCACCATCGCGCAGGCATTCTCGGCGCGACGGGCAATGACGTGA
- a CDS encoding CDP-alcohol phosphatidyltransferase family protein → MNLPNWLTVGRIFFTPLLVWLPLQNDPGYRLAAFVLYLAVSVTDYYDGMLARTRGQVTDLGKMLDPLADKLLLLGTFVPMFYLQAPASDPLLRWLTTFIPPREVMSHYPFVIHLGSVDWRLAFPWWVAFIVLGRELAMTVMRQMAARRGVVIAAIGPAKLKTIFQLIWIGSAYFWFFVATADVADTRDRMGWDFFAIAAGVIGAITMIASVALTVYSMAVYLWRFGYVFTTKASKP, encoded by the coding sequence GTGAATCTCCCCAACTGGCTCACGGTCGGCCGCATCTTCTTCACGCCGCTGCTCGTCTGGCTTCCGCTGCAGAACGATCCGGGATATCGGCTTGCGGCGTTTGTACTCTACCTCGCCGTCTCGGTGACCGATTATTACGACGGCATGCTCGCGCGCACACGTGGGCAGGTGACAGATCTCGGCAAGATGCTCGATCCACTCGCCGACAAACTGCTCCTGCTCGGTACCTTTGTGCCGATGTTCTATCTGCAAGCGCCGGCGTCCGATCCACTCCTGCGCTGGCTCACGACATTTATTCCGCCGCGCGAAGTGATGTCGCATTACCCGTTTGTCATTCACTTGGGAAGCGTCGATTGGCGGCTCGCCTTTCCCTGGTGGGTGGCGTTCATCGTGCTCGGCCGCGAACTCGCGATGACCGTGATGCGGCAGATGGCCGCCCGCCGCGGCGTAGTGATAGCCGCCATTGGGCCGGCCAAGCTCAAGACGATCTTCCAGCTGATCTGGATTGGCTCGGCGTACTTCTGGTTTTTCGTCGCCACCGCCGACGTGGCCGACACGCGCGATCGCATGGGCTGGGACTTCTTTGCCATTGCAGCCGGCGTGATTGGAGCCATCACGATGATCGCGAGTGTGGCGCTGACGGTGTATTCGATGGCGGTGTACTTGTGGCGGTTTGGGTATGTGTTTACGACCAAAGCGAGTAAGCCGTAA